In Candidatus Effluviviaceae Genus I sp., the genomic stretch CCTCTTGACGACGTCCACCACGTGCCTTGCGGCACGCAGGAGATAGTCGACGCCGTCCTGGGGCGCCATCACTCCGAGGTAGCAGACGAGGTACCTCTTGCCCCGCTTGAGGCCCTCGTCGGGCGGTACCGGGACGAATCGGGTCACTCTCGGCCCGCTCCGGACGACGAAGACGCGGTCGGCAGGGATCCTCCCGTGCGTCATCGCGTGCTCGCGATACGACTCGTTCGTCGAGAGCACCATGTCCGCGGCGCGGTAGGTCGCCCGCTCCAGGACCCTCAGCAGCCAGAAGTAGATCGACTTCGAGCCGCCGAACCGCGACAGGTACAGCTCCGGGCAGAGGTCGTGCTGGTCGTAGACGAACCTCACGCGCCCCGCCGCCTTGTAGAGGAGGCCGATGAGGAAGAAGGTGTCGGGGGGATTGCAGGCGTGGATCGCGTCGAACGGCCGCTCCCTCCAGATCCGCCGCGCCAGCTTGAGGGTCTCGATCCAGCAGTACGGGAACTCCCACGCGTAGGCGATCTTGGTGTTCGTCGGCGGGGGCGGCGGATACCGGTGGATGTGAATGCCGTCGATGACCTCGTGCGACGCCCGGTACCCGCCGCCCTGCGGACAGATGACGCTCACGTCGTGGCCCGCGCCGCGGAGCGTGAGCGACTCCAGCCACACCCTGCGGTCGAAGGGGACCGGCAGGTTCTCCACGATGATCAGGATGTGCTTCCTTCGTGTCTCACCCACGGACGCTCCCTGCTGCGGCCTTCCGCCTTCCGCGGCCCCCTGAGGTCCCTACCAGGAGATCCCGACGTACTTCCCTCGCGCCTCGCGCGGGTCGTCGATGATCCGCACGAGGTCGATGAGCACCTGGTCGGGGCGCATGGTCCGCGGGACCGCCTCGAACTCCTCGGCGCCGTTGGCGATGACGAGGACCTCCGAACGCGCGACGAGGTCCTCCACCGTCTCGGCCCTGAGGCGCTGCGCGTAGGGCAGCTCGTGCTTGAGGAAGCCCAGGTTCGACCCGAACAGCTCCTCCCACGAGATGTTCCGGTCGTAGATGCAGAGCTCGTAGCCCTTCCCGATGAGCGTGCTGACGACCTGGATGATCGGGCTCTCCCTGAGGTCGTCCGTGCCCGACTTGAAGCTCATGCCGAGGACGCCGATCTTCCTCTTCCCCGTGTCGCGGATGAGCTGAACGGCGCGCTGGATCTGCTCGCGGTTCGACGGCATCAGGGACTCGATCACGGGCGACCTCACGCCGAGCTCCTGCGCCTTCCGCACCATCGCGCGGACGTCCTTCGGGAGGCACGAGCCGCCGAACGCGAACCCCGGCTTCAGGTAGTACGGGGAGAGGTTGAGCTGACGGTCGA encodes the following:
- a CDS encoding glycosyltransferase family 4 protein, with protein sequence MLIIVENLPVPFDRRVWLESLTLRGAGHDVSVICPQGGGYRASHEVIDGIHIHRYPPPPPTNTKIAYAWEFPYCWIETLKLARRIWRERPFDAIHACNPPDTFFLIGLLYKAAGRVRFVYDQHDLCPELYLSRFGGSKSIYFWLLRVLERATYRAADMVLSTNESYREHAMTHGRIPADRVFVVRSGPRVTRFVPVPPDEGLKRGKRYLVCYLGVMAPQDGVDYLLRAARHVVDVVKRKDVHFTLIGSGDSFLGIKALRDDLGLTDVIEMTGRIPDEDVRRLLSTADVCVCPDPRSPLNDVSTMNKVLEYMTCGKAMVSFDLKESRFSAGEGALYATPNDEIEFGERIIQLLDDEELREKMGRANRARIEAELSWERTSRELLLAYRALLGAPEGGGGS